One window from the genome of Cytophagia bacterium CHB2 encodes:
- a CDS encoding TIGR02584 family CRISPR-associated protein, producing the protein MRLSHHHILFAVLGRTPQILTETLYALCVVRRIPIHEVWAVSTHEGWQDAIQKLLDPVHGQLYQLQQDYPAACGQVRFAPENIIVAEDHLMPIPDIRTRQHSETFLELILRELWKKTADPNLVLHCSLAGGRKTMSTYLALALQLLARPQDALYHVLVDPPELEHHGGFYYPPPRATPIVLGDGRTLDAGNAHIDLIDIPFIRLRERMQIDPNQSPAGYRQLLEWVQSNLDQSLVLPQLLLDVNKHALRIGKNEIFLQPQRFCLYWYFAGRSRSRPRHIQVEDFAAYFEPA; encoded by the coding sequence ATGCGATTATCTCATCATCACATCCTCTTTGCCGTCCTCGGCCGCACGCCGCAAATTTTGACCGAGACGCTGTATGCGCTGTGCGTCGTTCGCCGAATTCCCATTCACGAGGTGTGGGCTGTTTCAACGCATGAAGGCTGGCAGGATGCAATCCAAAAGCTTCTCGATCCGGTGCACGGCCAACTTTACCAATTGCAGCAAGATTACCCGGCCGCATGCGGCCAGGTTAGGTTTGCGCCGGAGAACATTATTGTGGCGGAAGATCATCTCATGCCGATTCCGGATATTCGCACGCGCCAGCACAGTGAAACATTTCTGGAGTTGATCCTGCGTGAGCTGTGGAAAAAGACGGCAGATCCCAATCTCGTTTTGCATTGTTCGCTCGCCGGCGGCCGCAAGACCATGAGTACCTATCTCGCGCTGGCGCTGCAACTGCTGGCGCGGCCGCAAGACGCGCTTTATCACGTGCTGGTCGACCCGCCGGAACTCGAGCATCACGGTGGATTTTATTATCCCCCGCCCCGCGCAACACCCATTGTTTTGGGAGATGGCCGCACACTTGACGCTGGCAATGCGCATATCGATCTCATCGACATTCCGTTTATCCGCTTGCGCGAGCGCATGCAGATCGATCCGAACCAGTCACCGGCCGGCTATCGCCAACTGCTGGAATGGGTGCAAAGTAATCTCGATCAATCTCTGGTGTTGCCGCAACTTCTTTTGGATGTCAACAAACATGCGTTGCGCATCGGCAAAAACGAAATCTTTCTGCAACCCCAGCGCTTCTGCTTGTATTGGTACTTTGCCGGGCGCAGCCGCAGCCGTCCACGGCATATTCAAGTTGAAGACTTCGCGGCCTATTTCGAACCGGCATAA